One window from the genome of Salvia miltiorrhiza cultivar Shanhuang (shh) chromosome 7, IMPLAD_Smil_shh, whole genome shotgun sequence encodes:
- the LOC130995263 gene encoding probable clathrin assembly protein At4g32285, protein MAPSTLRKAIGAVKDQTSIGIAKVASNLAPELEVAVVKATGHDNDPASEKYIREILQLTTYSHGYVSACVVLVSKRLGKTRDWIVALKCLVLIHRLLNEGDVVFQQELMYATRRGTRLLNLSDFRDEAHSNSWDHSAFVRTYALYLDQKLELMAYERKQGGKGGEVDRFGGRDGRSNYRSPPESSSRGRDYDYGRDDRPGYRSPPGSNRGYDHDVNGYRDEPNNGMRRSRSSGDVIESTNDKKDATPLREMALEKIFGKMGHMQRLLDRFLACRPTGLAKNERMILVALYAIVKESFKLYADVCEVLAVLLDKFFDMEHQDCIKAFDAYASSAKQIDELIGFYNWCKDIGVARSSEYPEVQKITDKLLETLDEFVRDRAKAVKSPERKVESQAKPQEEQVQDMNEVKALPPPENITPPVPAEPEPPKPAVQAAADLVDLREVTADDQGNKLALALFAGPVANNGNGSWEAFPSNGEAEMSSAWQNPAAEAGKADWELALVESASHLSNQKAAMGGGMDSLLLDGMYDQGMVQHHTSTTKMSGGSASSVALPGSGTSKTPVLALPAPDGTVQTFGQDPFAASLSIQPPAYVQMADMEKKQGLLTQEQMVWQQYSREGMQGQTSFAKIGTAGYYGPGMQPKMPYGMPPVNGSGVPPAGYTYAPF, encoded by the coding sequence ATGGCTCCAAGCACGCTGCGGAAGGCGATCGGGGCGGTGAAGGATCAGACGAGCATCGGAATCGCTAAAGTTGCTAGCAATTTGGCGCCGGAGCTGGAGGTCGCCGTCGTCAAGGCGACTGGCCACGACAACGACCCCGCGTCCGAGAAGTATATAAGGGAAATACTGCAATTGACGACGTATTCTCATGGATACGTGAGCGCTTGTGTTGTCTTAGTGTCGAAGAGATTGGGGAAGACACGTGATTGGATTGTTGCCCTCAAGTGTTTGGTGCTCATTCACCGTTTGCTCAATGAGGGGGATGTTGTTTTCCAGCAGGAGCTGATGTATGCTACTAGGAGGGGAACGAGGCTGTTGAATTTGTCGGATTTTCGCGACGAGGCTCATTCGAATTCATGGGATCATTCGGCTTTTGTTAGGACGTATGCTCTCTACTTGGATCAGAAGCTTGAGTTGATGGCTTATGAGCGGAAGCAGGGTGGGAAGGGAGGTGAGGTCGACAGATTTGGGGGTCGAGATGGCAGATCTAATTATCGTTCGCCTCCTGAATCGAGCAGCAGGGGCCGTGATTATGATTATGGTAGGGATGATAGACCTGGTTATCGTTCTCCTCCTGGATCAAACAGGGGTTATGATCATGATGTCAATGGATACCGTGATGAGCCAAATAATGGAATGCGCAGATCAAGGTCATCGGGTGATGTAATAGAGTCGACAAATGACAAGAAAGATGCTACTCCATTGAGGGAAATGGCACTGGAGAAGATTTTTGGGAAGATGGGCCATATGCAGAGGCTGTTGGATCGGTTTTTGGCTTGTCGTCCCACGGGATTGGCAAAGAACGAGCGAATGATTTTGGTGGCTCTGTACGCCATAGTGAAGGAGAGTTTCAAGCTGTATGCTGATGTGTGTGAGGTTTTGGCAGTGCTTCTGGATAAGTTCTTTGATATGGAGCATCAAGATTGTATAAAGGCCTTTGATGCATACGCGAGCTCTGCAAAGCAGATTGACGAACTGATTGGATTCTATAACTGGTGCAAGGATATTGGTGTGGCACGATCCTCAGAGTATCCAGAAGTGCAAAAAATAACTGACAAATTACTCGAGACTTTGGACGAGTTTGTGAGGGATAGGGCAAAGGCAGTGAAGAGTCCTGAGAGGAAGGTTGAGAGTCAGGCAAAGCCACAGGAGGAGCAAGTGCAGGATATGAATGAGGTTAAAGCACTGCCACCTCCTGAGAACATAACCCCCCCAGTGCCAGCTGAGCCCGAGCCTCCTAAGCCTGCAGTTCAGGCGGCTGCAGATTTGGTAGATTTGAGGGAAGTGACTGCAGATGATCAAGGCAACAAGCTAGCACTGGCATTGTTTGCTGGACCTGTTGCAAACAACGGGAATGGCTCGTGGGAGGCTTTCCCATCGAATGGAGAGGCAGAGATGAGTTCTGCGTGGCAGAATCCAGCTGCTGAGGCCGGGAAGGCTGATTGGGAGCTGGCTCTGGTCGAGTCCGCTAGCCATTTGTCCAATCAAAAGGCTGCAATGGGTGGTGGAATGGATTCATTACTCTTGGATGGCATGTATGATCAGGGGATGGTTCAACATCATACAAGCACTACCAAGATGAGTGGTGGCAGTGCCAGCAGCGTAGCATTGCCCGGTTCTGGGACAAGCAAAACTCCCGTACTAGCACTCCCCGCACCTGATGGAACGGTCCAGACATTTGGACAAGACCCGTTTGCTGCATCATTGAGTATTCAACCCCCTGCGTACGTGCAGATGGCTGATATGGAGAAGAAGCAGGGTCTGCTCACGCAGGAGCAGATGGTATGGCAACAATACTCCAGAGAAGGCATGCAAGGCCAAACCAGTTTCGCTAAGATTGGCACGGCCGGGTATTATGGTCCGGGTATGCAGCCCAAGATGCCTTATGGAATGCCACCAGTAAACGGATCGGGAGTCCCACCTGCCGGGTACACTTATGCTCCTTTCTAA